Part of the Cottoperca gobio chromosome 16, fCotGob3.1, whole genome shotgun sequence genome, ATGTGTGCCTCCCCCTCCTGCATGAATAGTGAGCCTGTGAGCATGAGGCAGTCAGGAAACATTCAGCAGAAGAAGTGCCTTCACTGCTTGGCTGCATTCTCGCAACAGATCTGGGTCAAGAAGGCAGCAGGCCATGCATAAAATCAGAGACTAGAGGAGATAATGGTGCCCAGCTACTCGTAGGAACTGAAGAGCGTTTTCACTGCTTTCTATAATaggttttttaaattcatctTAACTCTATTTTTCAAACATGGGGTGCTCCTCATCCAGTGCACAGACTGTTGATCAAGAGAAAAGACCAGGTACAAAGCCAGAGGAGAGCAATGGAGATACCGTGGGTAAGTAGTGATCCCTTATGtagaatttaaatgtataaaagtgtctttatctttgtgtttattcaaCTGGTAAGCATGACATATGATTTATACACTTACTCTACATTTAGATGTGTAGAGTAAGTTACTTTTGTTAAGTCAGGTCTTGCTGAGGGGTGTGTGACTGCTGCTCTGGAACACCGTGTGCTTTCTCACTCTACTCTGCTGCACAGCATACCACTGTAGCTCATGGAGAGAATTATTCATGTTTACCCTTTTTCTTATCGCTACCCAGAAGTGcttagcatttatttttaatgagccaTTTCTAGCTCGATGTCCATTGAAAGTGTGTTGACAAAAACTGCATTGCATGATTAATTGATGAAATGAGAGCTGACTTGTGTGTTCATTATTGGTTCTCTACGCCATTCCACAAAGCTAATTGGCATTTACATGTAGGTGAAGCTATATTTGTAGAATTGAGACTGTAGTTATCTCCTACAGTAGCACTGAGTGAAAGCCAGCTGGGAGTGTTTAGCAGTACATCTGCAGCCTGAGGCTAGAGATGTAACTCAACCTGTTTTCTGCCGGTTTATAATTGTCTGATTTGTGAATTtagcaaacacaaaaaaaagctcCTACAAGAACTGCCAAAAGATAGTATGCATCTTCTTTGTGCTTCAAAATGTATGCAAAGGTTTtctcaaaaagaagaaaatgaccATCTGATTATGCATGATAAGGAGTGTTTGAAATCGGCTCCAGGAATTTACAGCTCACACAAACAATAGAAGCCGGATTGCAATGGAGAAAGACGAGAGGCTGGGAGATTGATGCCCTTTTTGAAAACAGACTACTGAAATTGCTGCATGGTAGTTTTGCATGTCAACATGCAGTACTGCTCTGTGAGTAATGGACttggtttgtttggttttacatATGGACTCTTATGTTCAAGCCTGTGCAGACGCCCACTGAGAGGCCTGACACAGACCGTGATTGTCAATTCATGGGTTCAACCTCCTGGTACATGGCTATGTCATGCCTGGCACagctgcatgtacagtatgttctcaCTCCATCTCCTCAcatacacatacgcacacacagttACTGTCCTTGTTAGAGAATTTTCCTTTTTTGCATCGGACTACTCTCTATCAAGTTAATACTTTGATTATAGCTTATAGTTGTTAAGGAAAGTATTCGGATGACCAAAGCCTAAACAATACCTGTTTATTTCCTCTGTAATTGTGTACAGCATTTCCATCTTCCACCTGTGATGGAGAGTGCTGTTTGTGTCAGAGCATTTCAGCCATCCAGCTATGGTCACCTGGAGAAGCTTTCCAGGCTCTTACATCACCCTTGCAAGAGAACCAGTGATTGTACTATTTCAGGCAGGCTTCTACAAATGAATGGGTGGAGTTTTTAATTATACAGTGACTACAGTCTTTCCAACAAACCAGCTGTATGCCATCCAAGCCTACCACTGGTCCCATCCCCTGTACGAGCCCCCACCCATATGTCCCCCTCCATTCATCCCTCTCTGTGCTCTTGGTCATCCATGGCACTGTTTTGACTGGGATCTCTGTCATCTTTGGCTGCTAAATCATGTTGACACACGGGTCGTCCATGCCTGGAGAggctgtctctgtctccaccCGAACAGACTCTTTAACACCAGTTCTGGCCTGCTGTGCAGACAACAGCTTTGCATTCTTTGTGGTAGTTGGTGTGTAAGGCGGAAACTGATGgacaacatttttgcaaaaaatTATTAGGACTTTAAAGACTGTAAAAACAACTGTCTGAAAACACTTTTGCAATTATCCACTCTTAGCATGTGATATTATTAGAAATAGTTCACTTCACACAGCctaaatactttttctttgttACGTGTTCTTCCACATTCCCTTCCACCCATCACTCTCAGCTCTTTGTACCGCTTCTGACAGACAAATAAAATCAGGAAGCTGCAATGTTCAAACTATCCACCCATTCAGCTGTCTGAACCCTTCTGGTTTGTCTCATTTGTGAACAGAGTCCAGCcagtgtttttgtaaataaGTTAGCTGTGAAACACTGTTGAGGGAAACTGTGATAAGAGGACACTTTGAAAGCTTCTGTTAGGCTGTTGGGATTCCTGTGACTGAGATGCAGTTCCTGACATTTGAGTTGAAGTATCCGAGCCCACTATTGTTCCTCATCTCCTGTAGGGCTGATGGCTTGTTCACACAGTTATAAGAGCAAGGGTGAGGGAATGAGAATGAAGGTAGGGTATCTCTCCAAAGGCAGCAAAGAGATTGTCACGTGTATTTCATTTCCTCAGAGAGTGACTTGCATGTCCTCTGGGCTTCATACAAACACAGGCTTCAATAAATCACATTTCCAACTACGGAAATGAAAGGATGATTTCTCTAGCAATGCAGTATGTGTGCCTTATTACATTATTTCCCATCTCCTGCCTTCTATGTTGAGTTAAGCTCTTGTTATGAGTTTTAGCAGatcatcattttaaaaccattttatgaataaacacattttagattagattagattgacGTTATTGTCCACTTGAGTGGACATTTGTCTTTGGCTTCTTACAAGTACAACAAAGGTACATGCAATGCAGTACTACAACATAccattaaaaacatacaaatatgcaGTTTTAAATGGAGTTTATTTATTCAAGAAAAGAACATACAGGAAAATGCGTAATGCCCTGCAATATAGAAGTTGATTCTTGGTTGAATGTCACATCGAGGATGCATTTTATGAATGTTGATAAAAATGTTGTCATgggaaatgtgtcatttattaaCAAAACCATTCACGGCCTAGATTAGCTCAAAGAACCCCAAAGAAGTTTTAAGATCGATCAATTAGGATCAAACAAGGCATCACAAAGGTTGATGAAGACTGATGCCCCATGCTTGCCAGTCCTAAATCCTAATCCATCTTCTCTTGTCCTCCCTGTATTGACAGCAGTCAGAAATGGCATCATCGCAGAAGATGCACAAACCATCGAGGACCAGATGCAGTTGCCTGTGCAGACTGCATTACCGGACGATCTTCAACCAGGAACCGATGATGAGACGGACGTTGTGTTAGTAGCCCTTGAGGCACAAGAGGATCTTGGCTCTGGGGAGGACCTCCTGTCTGCTTCTGAGCCTCAGCCAGATCCTGTTGTCCCTGCAGAGCCAGCCCCAGAGGCTGCTGCTCCAGCTGAAGCCGATACTGAACCTGAGGCTGCTGTAGAGGTGGTGGAGACACTACCCCATGTGGAGGAAGCTGTCCCTGTAGAAACTGTTGTGGTTGAGGCCGCTCCTGAGGTCAAAGCCTTAGTTGAGGTTACAGAGGAGGCCCCTGCTGTTGAATCTGTTGTAGCTGTGCAGACAGAGGCCCCTGCTGTTGTTGAGGAGGTGGCTGCTGAGCCAGCGGAGGCTTCTCTTGAAGTTGCCACACCTGCTGTTGAACCTGTTGTATCTGAGCCAGCAGAAGCCCCTGTGATTGTGGAAGAGGCAGCAGCTGTAGCGGCTGAGGCCCCTGCTGAAGTGGCTAATCCTGTGGAGGCAGAGGCTCCAACTGACAATGCTGCACCAGCAACTGAAGCTGCAGCCCAAGCACCAACTGAAGCTACAGCACCAACTGAAGCTGCAGTCCCAACTGAAGCTACAGCACCAACTGAAGCTACAGCACCAACTGAAGCTGCAGTCCCAACTGAAGCTACAGCACCAACTGAAGCTGCATCACCAACTGAAGCTACAGTCCCAACTGAAGCTGCAGTCCCAGCACCAACTGAAGCTACAGCACCAACTGAAGCTACAGCACCAACTGAAGCTACATCACCAACTGAAGCTACAGCACTAACTGAAGCTACAGTCCCAACTGAAGCTACAGTCCCAACTGAAGCTGCAGTCACAGCACCAACTGAAGCTACAGCACCAACTGAAGCTATAGTCCCAACTGAAGCTGCAGTCCCAGCACCAACTGAAGCTACATCACCAACTGAAGCTACATCACCAACTGAAGCTACAGCACCAATTGAAGCTACATCACCAACTGAAGCTGAAGCCCCAGCACCAATTGAAGCTGCAGCTGAAGTTGTAGTATCAGATGGGGCGTTAGCACCAAGTGAAGTCTCAGCACCTGTCGATGTAGCACAGCATCTAATAGATACAAAGATTGCTGCAGCAA contains:
- the LOC115021837 gene encoding skin secretory protein xP2 isoform X2, with the translated sequence MGCSSSSAQTVDQEKRPGTKPEESNGDTVVRNGIIAEDAQTIEDQMQLPVQTALPDDLQPGTDDETDVVLVALEAQEDLGSGEDLLSASEPQPDPVVPAEPAPEAAAPAEADTEPEAAVEVVETLPHVEEAVPVETVVVEAAPEVKALVEVTEEAPAVESVVAVQTEAPAVVEEVAAEPAEASLEVATPAVEPVVSEPAEAPVIVEEAAAVAAEAPAEVANPVEAEAPTDNAAPATEAAAQAPTEATAPTEAAVPTEATAPTEATAPTEAAVPTEATAPTEAASPTEATVPTEAAVPAPTEATAPTEATAPTEATSPTEATALTEATVPTEATVPTEAAVTAPTEATAPTEAIVPTEAAVPAPTEATSPTEATSPTEATAPIEATSPTEAEAPAPIEAAAEVVVSDGALAPSEVSAPVDVAQHLIDTKIAAATVPEMPPLSPVAVEAQAIVEEAKVPASVPAVSETSSAAPVVESTFSPSS
- the LOC115021837 gene encoding skin secretory protein xP2 isoform X1, yielding MGCSSSSAQTVDQEKRPGTKPEESNGDTVAVRNGIIAEDAQTIEDQMQLPVQTALPDDLQPGTDDETDVVLVALEAQEDLGSGEDLLSASEPQPDPVVPAEPAPEAAAPAEADTEPEAAVEVVETLPHVEEAVPVETVVVEAAPEVKALVEVTEEAPAVESVVAVQTEAPAVVEEVAAEPAEASLEVATPAVEPVVSEPAEAPVIVEEAAAVAAEAPAEVANPVEAEAPTDNAAPATEAAAQAPTEATAPTEAAVPTEATAPTEATAPTEAAVPTEATAPTEAASPTEATVPTEAAVPAPTEATAPTEATAPTEATSPTEATALTEATVPTEATVPTEAAVTAPTEATAPTEAIVPTEAAVPAPTEATSPTEATSPTEATAPIEATSPTEAEAPAPIEAAAEVVVSDGALAPSEVSAPVDVAQHLIDTKIAAATVPEMPPLSPVAVEAQAIVEEAKVPASVPAVSETSSAAPVVESTFSPSS